The sequence below is a genomic window from Ignavibacteriales bacterium.
GGATTTGATAAACTGCCAAAGACCTACAGCGCTTGCCCATGATCTTGCAACCGGATTTAATCCGCTTTCCACCATACTAAGATAAACAAGCTGTTGAGGAACCTGTTCCTCGGAGAAGATTTTTGTCATCATCGGAAAGTATTTGCCTGATCTGGCAAGCCACAGGTTCATATGCTTCCTGCCGCGTCCTGTGAAATATTCAACCCATTGTTCAACGTGTGCGTTCACTTCAAGTGGTACATCTGCAGGGATTATTATTGGTTTTTCAGTTTCCTCAGTTTTTTCCTTTATCTGAAGTTCAGGAAGCGTCTTTCCCATCCATTCTTCAAATGCGGCAAATGACACCTCCAATGGAAGCTCAGGTAATCCATCGACATATTTTTTGTAATCTTCAATTATTGATTGTTCAAGTTCAAGATATGCCTCATTAGCATCAATACCGGGATAATAGCTCAGATTATTTATTATCCGCATTGAAGCTTCATAATTATTTATAGCTTCAGCAGTGCTATTAAGTTCTTGTTTGGTAAGTGCGGTTATATAGTATTGGCGTGCCTGTTCCAACATTTCCGAGACAATTCCCCCTTTAGGAACCTCAGTTTTATTCTCTGTTGAACTTTCCTCCTTTACTATTTCTTTATTAGCTCCACATGATGTGAGCAATAAAGCAAATAAAGAAATAGCAACATACCGTAATAGTTGTTCTCTCATGCGAACTCCAGTTTATTTGCAGTTTAATATAAGTTTAGTCATAGGTATTATCAAGTAAAAAATCAAATCTTGTCTTTAATACTAAGTAATTTAATAAGTTAGAACCTTTTCAGCTTACAAAGGGATATTTCCGTGTTTCTTTTTCGGATTAGAATCCACTTTATTCTTTAACAACTGAAAAGCATTATAAAGTTTTATCCTTGTTTCAGAAGGTTGAATAACATCATCCAGATACCCGCGCTCAGCAGCTATGTAAGGATTTGCAAACTTGTCGATATATTCATTCAGTTTTTTTTCCAGTTCACTTTGATGATCTTCCGCCTTCGCAATTTCTTTTTTGAAAATTATTTCAACTGCGCCTTTAGGTCCCATAACTGCAATCTCTGCCGAAGGCCAGGCAAAGTTGAAATCACCGCGTATATGCTTTGAGTTCATTACATCATAGGCACCGCCATAAGCTTTTCGGGTGATTACAGTCACCTTTGGCACTGTAGCTTCACAAAATGCGTATAAGAGTTTAGATCCGTGCCGAATAATTCCATTCCATTCCTGTTCAGTACCGGGTAAAAATCCGGGAACATCAACAAGAACTAAAAGTGGGATACTGAAAGCATCACAAAATCTTACAAACCTTGCACCTTTTACCGATGCATTTATATCGAGTACTCCAGCTAAAACCTGCGGCTGATTAGCGACTATACCAATTGTTGATCCGCCAATCCTTGCAAAGCCTACTATAATATTTTCAGCATAACCTGAATGAACTTCAAAAAAATCCTCATCATCAACAAGCAGGTTAATTATTTGCTTCATGTCATATGGTTTATTTGGATTATCAGGAATCAAAGTATTAAGTCTTTCCTCTACTGCTAACGATGAAGGTTCAAAATGTTTTTCAACCGGTTTGTCCATAAAATTTAACGGAAGAAAACTCATCAATTTCCGGACATTTAGCAGAGTTTCAATTTCGTTATCGTAAACAAAATGTGCTACCCCGCTTTTGGATGCGTGAGTATCTGCACCTCCCAGGTCTTCGAAACTTACATCCTCGTGAGTTACAGTTTTAACAACATTTGGTCCCGTTACAAACATATAACTTGTGTTTCTTACCATAAAAATAAAATCAGTTATCGCAGGAGAATAAACAGCGCCGCCGGCACATGGTCCAAGTACCACGGAAATCTGCGGTACAACTCCTGATGCAAGCGTATTAAGCAGGAAAATATCAGCATATCCACCGAGACTGACTACACCTTCCTGAATACGTGCGCCACCTGAATCATTTAATCCAATCACGGGAATACCTGCTTTCATTGCCATATTCATGATCTTGACAATTTTTTCTGCATGGGCTTCGGATAGTGAGCCGCCGAATACTGTGAAGTCCTGACTGAATATTGCAATCGGACGATTGTCCATTTTCGCAAAACCTGTCACAACTCCATCACCAGGATATTTTTGTTTTTCCAACCCGAAATCTGTAGCACGATGTTTTACAAAAGCATCGACCTCTTCAAAACTGCCTTCATCTACAAGCAAATCTATACGCTCGCGGGCTGTAAGTTTTCCTTTGTCGTGCTGACTTTTTATTTTATCAACACCGCCGCCAAGCATCGCTTCATTTTTTTTATTCTGAAGTTCTTCGATTTTATTTTTCAATTCGGCAACCTTTCAGGGATAAATTTTTGTTGAAATTGTTTGGAGTCTCAATTGAATCATAAAGAGATTGTGGTGAAATCATCTGAATTTTGTTTTCTCAATTTTAATTCAACTCTGTTCAGCAAGTCAATGAACGATTTATCATTTAAGGGAGAGATATAAGCGGAATTCCCCAATTCGATTTCAATTTTATCAAATATTGTTCCCTTAAACTTGCTCATGAGAAAGACTGTTTTTGACAGAATTAAAGCTTCTATTGGATCGGAAGTGGTTAGAATAAATACTGTATGGTAATTCTTACAGATAATTTTCAGAAGTGAATAGATTTCTGTTTTAGTTTCGTATTTCATCGAATTAAAAGTATCATCCAGTAAAATAATCTTAGGATTAGTCGTTAATGCACGTGCTAAAGCGATTCTGAATCTGAATCCGAAACTTTTTTCATCAGGAAAGTGATTGTTATAACCTGCCAGTCCAACATCATTAATAATTTTGCTGATATGATTTTCATTAACTGATTTATTCTTTTCCAAAACAGGAAAACAAATATTGTCTTTAACATTTAACCATGGGAATGATAAAGAATTCTGTGAGATGTAAATAATGGAACCGTCAGCAGAGGTGTATTCCTTCCCGTCAAACTTTTTAATGCCTGAAGTTTGATTTTCCACACCTGAAATAATTTTTAGTAATGTAGTTTTACCCGAACATCGTGGTGCGATGATTGAATATATTGCTCCATCATTATCCTGTTTTTCGATATTCAATGGTATGTTTTCTAAAAGATGAATTAAAACACCTCTCTCGTCGGTAAGCGATTTGGAAATATTTTGAAGTTCTAAAAGATATTCACTCATTACTATCCCAGAAAATTAATTTGTTAAGTAAATATCTTGATAGTCCTGTCAGGATAAGAATCAGAGAAAGTGCAATTATGATTACTGCAGTTATGCCGGATAGATCATTAACTTCAAGTAACATTTTCAGAATCGCTCCGACACCATAACCACCCTTTATAAATTCAAATGTTAAGATGATTGTCCAAAGCAAAGAATGAGTTTCAATTGTCTGTTCTCTCAACTTTGGCAGAATGGATTTCCAGATTATATCATTTCGAATAACTTTTTTAGACAGTCCAAATGACAAAGATGAAACAAGTAATTCCTCATTTACACTTTTGATTGATTTTCCAATGGTTAGTACATGAGAAAAAAATATTATGAGCAGAGCAAATACAAACTCAATTAATTCTGAGCCTGGAAACCAGTAAACAAAAAAGATGGCTATAAAAATTAAAGGAATAAAAGCGGGTAAATTTCCAAGTGGAAAAATAATTTTGAATATCCGACTATCTTCATTCAACAAATTATTCCTGAAAATAAAGGTTAGAAAAAATCCAATCGCTATGGATAGATACACAACCCCGACCGTGGACAGCAGATGAATCAATAAATTGTATTCAATGAAAAGATGGATTGAAGTATCAATTACAGTAGTTGGAGCCGGCAAGATTTCATTCACTGGAAGAATAAATTCAAATAATAATATCCATACAAAAAGTAAAGTAATTAGTATTCTTATCCAGTATAAATTTCCAATGAGACCGGAATTCATCTCGGGTACTTTCAGAATTATTTTAATGACACAATGAAAAAACAGAAATTCAGTCTTCTGTGTAATTACCGGATTCTTCCTGACACTAAACTATTTCCCTTAAAAACGGGTTGTACTTTTTCTCTTCCTCAATGGTTGATTCAGGACCATGTCCGGGATAGATTATTGTTTCTGCGGGAAGTGACAGAAGCCTGGATTTAATAGAATTTAGTAATGCCGATAAATTTCCTCCCATTAAGTCTGTTCTGCCAATGCTTCCTTGAAAAAGAACATCGCCGGAAATACAGATTTTAGAAAGAGGAAAATAAAAACATACTTCTCCGGGTGTATGCCCTGGAGTAAACAAAACCTGAATATCATAACTGCCGATTTTTATTTTCGTTTCTTCATCAAGAAAATTATCAGGTTTTTTTATTGGCTGAATATTCAAACCAAACATAGAAGCCTGGTATTCAGCGTTTTCCAATAAAGGCAAATCAAGTTCC
It includes:
- a CDS encoding acyl-CoA carboxylase subunit beta; the protein is MLGGGVDKIKSQHDKGKLTARERIDLLVDEGSFEEVDAFVKHRATDFGLEKQKYPGDGVVTGFAKMDNRPIAIFSQDFTVFGGSLSEAHAEKIVKIMNMAMKAGIPVIGLNDSGGARIQEGVVSLGGYADIFLLNTLASGVVPQISVVLGPCAGGAVYSPAITDFIFMVRNTSYMFVTGPNVVKTVTHEDVSFEDLGGADTHASKSGVAHFVYDNEIETLLNVRKLMSFLPLNFMDKPVEKHFEPSSLAVEERLNTLIPDNPNKPYDMKQIINLLVDDEDFFEVHSGYAENIIVGFARIGGSTIGIVANQPQVLAGVLDINASVKGARFVRFCDAFSIPLLVLVDVPGFLPGTEQEWNGIIRHGSKLLYAFCEATVPKVTVITRKAYGGAYDVMNSKHIRGDFNFAWPSAEIAVMGPKGAVEIIFKKEIAKAEDHQSELEKKLNEYIDKFANPYIAAERGYLDDVIQPSETRIKLYNAFQLLKNKVDSNPKKKHGNIPL
- a CDS encoding ABC transporter ATP-binding protein; protein product: MSEYLLELQNISKSLTDERGVLIHLLENIPLNIEKQDNDGAIYSIIAPRCSGKTTLLKIISGVENQTSGIKKFDGKEYTSADGSIIYISQNSLSFPWLNVKDNICFPVLEKNKSVNENHISKIINDVGLAGYNNHFPDEKSFGFRFRIALARALTTNPKIILLDDTFNSMKYETKTEIYSLLKIICKNYHTVFILTTSDPIEALILSKTVFLMSKFKGTIFDKIEIELGNSAYISPLNDKSFIDLLNRVELKLRKQNSDDFTTISL
- a CDS encoding ABC transporter permease subunit; the protein is MNSGLIGNLYWIRILITLLFVWILLFEFILPVNEILPAPTTVIDTSIHLFIEYNLLIHLLSTVGVVYLSIAIGFFLTFIFRNNLLNEDSRIFKIIFPLGNLPAFIPLIFIAIFFVYWFPGSELIEFVFALLIIFFSHVLTIGKSIKSVNEELLVSSLSFGLSKKVIRNDIIWKSILPKLREQTIETHSLLWTIILTFEFIKGGYGVGAILKMLLEVNDLSGITAVIIIALSLILILTGLSRYLLNKLIFWDSNE
- a CDS encoding MBL fold metallo-hydrolase; amino-acid sequence: MIKIKKFVFNPFFENTFVVWDDETLLAAVIDPGCSNSKEENELKGFIKNQNLKIEYLLNTHCHIDHILGCNFILKEYSPVYYAPELDLPLLENAEYQASMFGLNIQPIKKPDNFLDEETKIKIGSYDIQVLFTPGHTPGEVCFYFPLSKICISGDVLFQGSIGRTDLMGGNLSALLNSIKSRLLSLPAETIIYPGHGPESTIEEEKKYNPFLREIV